The Streptomyces sp. NBC_01353 genome contains a region encoding:
- a CDS encoding helix-turn-helix domain-containing protein — protein sequence MALGKDYAAQQCSIARALEVIGERWTLLLVRDAFYGVRRYNDFLVHLGLPRAVLAARLQALVEAGVLDKRRYQEAPPRDEYVLTERGLALWPVLRTLGRWGRDEVPGAPAVRHFHHAACGTELGPYGECPACHVPVPPAEVEMRPGAGLDPEPADPVSRALLRPRRLLVPLEADRV from the coding sequence ATGGCCCTCGGAAAGGACTACGCGGCACAGCAGTGCTCCATCGCCCGCGCCCTCGAAGTCATCGGCGAGCGGTGGACCCTGCTCCTCGTCCGCGACGCCTTCTACGGCGTCCGCCGCTACAACGACTTCCTCGTTCACCTCGGCCTGCCCCGTGCGGTCCTCGCCGCCCGACTCCAGGCCCTCGTCGAGGCCGGCGTCCTGGACAAGCGCCGCTACCAGGAGGCGCCGCCGCGCGACGAGTACGTCCTCACCGAGCGCGGCCTCGCCCTCTGGCCCGTCCTGCGCACGCTCGGACGATGGGGGCGCGACGAGGTGCCCGGCGCCCCGGCCGTACGCCACTTCCATCACGCCGCCTGCGGCACCGAACTCGGCCCGTACGGCGAATGCCCCGCCTGTCACGTTCCCGTACCGCCCGCCGAGGTCGAGATGCGGCCGGGTGCCGGGCTCGATCCGGAGCCCGCCGATCCGGTCAGCCGGGCCCTCCTCCGGCCGCGCCGCCTCCTCGTCCCCCTCGAAGCCGATCGTGTATAA
- a CDS encoding class E sortase, with product MRDRVPVVVQTRGVRSTPARVLWVGAEAVVTCGVVLLLLVVHQLWWTNQQARAQATQQVRALEREWEGSPPAPSVEESPSVVDTPAPVESAAPPEARPEATSSSRPPLSSAYAILRIPRIGLTAPVARGVGKRSVLDRGYVGQYPGTASPGRPGNFALAGHRNTHGEPFRYINRLRPGDRIRVQTREREYEYVVDQVLAQTAPRDTGVIQPVPRSLVKPSYGYSAPGSYLTLTTCTPEFSSAYRLVVWAKLVR from the coding sequence GTGCGGGACAGGGTGCCGGTCGTCGTCCAGACACGCGGGGTGCGGAGCACACCCGCCCGCGTGCTGTGGGTCGGCGCGGAGGCCGTCGTCACCTGCGGGGTTGTCCTGCTGCTCCTCGTCGTCCACCAGCTCTGGTGGACCAATCAGCAGGCCCGCGCCCAGGCCACCCAGCAGGTCCGCGCCCTTGAGCGGGAGTGGGAGGGATCACCCCCGGCACCATCGGTCGAAGAGTCGCCCTCCGTGGTCGACACTCCGGCGCCCGTCGAGTCCGCCGCGCCCCCAGAGGCCCGGCCCGAAGCCACTTCCTCCAGCCGCCCTCCGCTCTCCTCCGCCTACGCCATCCTCCGCATCCCCCGCATCGGCCTCACCGCCCCCGTCGCCCGTGGCGTCGGCAAGAGATCTGTTCTGGACCGTGGGTACGTCGGGCAGTATCCGGGCACCGCCTCGCCCGGGCGCCCCGGCAACTTCGCCCTCGCCGGGCACCGCAACACCCACGGCGAGCCCTTCCGCTACATCAACCGGCTCCGACCGGGCGACCGGATCCGCGTGCAGACCCGGGAGAGGGAGTACGAGTACGTCGTCGATCAGGTGCTCGCCCAGACCGCTCCCCGCGACACCGGCGTCATCCAGCCCGTACCCCGCTCCCTCGTCAAGCCGTCCTACGGGTACTCCGCCCCCGGCTCCTACCTCACCCTGACCACATGCACGCCCGAGTTCAGCTCCGCGTACCGGCTCGTCGTGTGGGCGAAGCTCGTACGGTGA
- a CDS encoding DUF3427 domain-containing protein, protein MSGPINTNEPVSGLYEQLITLRLENQLKGLTDQGWHAIDGIVGSDSAPHVIARHVANTARRILERLPAAERVHAANHILESMSSIEGAREWVDLVSDGPRQLLAIAEQEAKGVYKIRPATPLSDTALITNSPEDPSLGFELRAELATADRVDLLCAFVKWHGLRVIEQSLEAAHARGVPIRVITTTYIGATERRALDRLVQRFNAEVKVNYELRSTRLHAKAWLFRRNSGYDTAYVGSSNLSKAALLDGLEWNVRLSSVATPDVLRKFEATFDSYWSDSAFELYDPDHDSKRLDEALQVASRGTNNTAGRHITLSGLEVRPYPHQRDMLERLEVEREVHGRHRNLLVAATGTGKTVMAALDYKHLRQKHGRDLRLLFVAHRGEILRQSLRTYQDVLVDANFGEEMHSSIVPEEWKHVFASVQSLNARTLERFAPDHFDVIVIDEFHHGVSPTYRKIIDHFTPRELLGLTATPERMDGRNVQDEFFDGRIAAEMRLWEALENDLLSPFHYFGVTDNTDMSAITWKRGAYDASALSNLFTGNDARARLVVQAVMDKVTDPGSMRALGFCVSVAHAHFMADFFCRAGLKAVALSGETPRDARKDALAALSSGEIQVIFSVDLFNEGLDIPDVDTLLLLRPTSSATVFLQQLGRGLRRSEGKAVLTVLDFIGQHRKEFRFEEQFRALTNLTRNRLLANIEHDFPQLPSGCQIILESKARDLIIDNIRSQISINVTQLAREVGRYGEDRLSDYLEESGRELKEIYRGNGNSWTGLLRRSSMLPSAGPEGEESLLKRVSAFLHVDDPRRFETYTRLLSDDAPPYSALNEIERAYARMLYFSLWPLGGGFSQYQEALDSLRPQHAFRDELRQVLAYALSQTDHIPVPLLGPLAGLPLTVHASYSREEILPALGQSFIGGFMPGHFREGVKWCESIQTDALLITLEKDEKDFSPQTRYRDYALNDSLFHWESQNQTSEASPTGIRYRTHKKNRSHVLLFVRRYKKTDIGGPQPWMLLGPAEYVDHKGSKPMGITWKLGHEMPADVWTYSTLTAG, encoded by the coding sequence GTGAGTGGTCCGATCAACACCAACGAGCCGGTCTCGGGGCTCTACGAGCAACTCATTACGTTGCGACTTGAGAATCAGCTCAAGGGTCTGACGGATCAGGGCTGGCATGCGATCGACGGCATCGTGGGTTCCGATTCAGCGCCTCATGTCATCGCCCGACATGTCGCGAACACAGCCCGGCGGATCTTGGAACGGTTGCCCGCAGCAGAGCGCGTACACGCGGCCAACCACATCCTCGAGTCGATGAGCAGCATCGAGGGTGCTCGCGAGTGGGTCGACCTCGTCTCCGACGGCCCCCGTCAGTTGCTCGCCATCGCCGAGCAGGAGGCCAAGGGTGTCTACAAGATCAGGCCTGCGACTCCACTCTCCGATACCGCGCTTATCACCAACTCCCCAGAAGACCCGAGCCTGGGCTTTGAGCTCCGCGCCGAGCTCGCCACAGCAGACCGCGTAGACCTTCTCTGCGCCTTCGTGAAATGGCACGGCCTTCGAGTCATCGAGCAGTCCCTCGAAGCAGCCCACGCACGAGGCGTTCCCATCCGGGTCATCACCACGACGTATATCGGTGCCACCGAACGCAGAGCCCTCGACCGCCTCGTGCAGCGGTTCAACGCGGAGGTCAAGGTCAACTACGAGCTGCGTTCTACGCGGCTCCACGCCAAGGCGTGGCTCTTCCGTCGCAACAGTGGATACGACACCGCGTACGTAGGCAGTTCTAACCTGTCGAAGGCCGCACTCCTCGATGGTCTGGAGTGGAACGTCCGTCTCTCCTCCGTCGCCACCCCCGACGTCCTGCGCAAGTTTGAAGCCACGTTCGACTCGTACTGGAGCGATTCGGCCTTCGAGCTGTACGACCCTGACCACGACTCGAAGCGCCTCGACGAAGCTCTTCAAGTAGCCAGCCGCGGCACCAACAACACCGCCGGGCGCCACATCACGCTCTCTGGGCTCGAAGTACGCCCCTACCCTCACCAACGGGACATGCTGGAGCGCCTCGAGGTTGAACGCGAAGTCCACGGCCGCCACCGCAATCTGCTGGTTGCGGCCACTGGCACCGGCAAGACCGTCATGGCCGCACTGGACTACAAGCATCTGAGGCAGAAGCACGGGCGCGACCTTCGGCTCCTCTTCGTCGCCCACCGGGGCGAAATCCTCCGCCAGTCACTGAGGACATACCAGGACGTCCTGGTGGATGCCAACTTCGGTGAAGAGATGCACAGCAGCATCGTTCCGGAGGAGTGGAAGCACGTCTTCGCAAGTGTTCAGTCGCTCAACGCTCGCACTCTGGAGCGGTTCGCCCCTGACCACTTCGACGTCATCGTCATCGACGAGTTCCACCACGGCGTCTCCCCCACCTACCGGAAGATCATCGACCACTTCACGCCTCGCGAGCTCCTCGGCCTCACTGCCACCCCAGAGCGGATGGATGGCCGCAACGTCCAGGACGAGTTCTTCGACGGGCGCATCGCGGCCGAGATGAGGCTGTGGGAGGCGTTGGAGAACGACCTACTGAGCCCGTTCCACTACTTCGGCGTCACAGACAACACCGATATGAGCGCCATCACCTGGAAGCGTGGGGCGTACGACGCCTCAGCCCTCAGCAACCTGTTCACTGGCAACGACGCACGCGCCCGGCTCGTCGTACAGGCAGTCATGGACAAGGTCACCGACCCGGGGTCCATGCGTGCTCTTGGCTTCTGTGTCTCTGTTGCCCACGCCCACTTCATGGCGGACTTCTTCTGCCGCGCCGGCCTCAAGGCTGTGGCGCTCTCCGGCGAGACACCACGCGATGCGCGCAAAGATGCCCTCGCCGCGCTGAGCTCCGGAGAGATTCAAGTGATCTTCTCCGTCGACCTCTTCAACGAGGGCTTGGACATCCCCGACGTCGACACCCTTCTTCTGCTGCGCCCGACATCAAGCGCCACCGTCTTCCTGCAACAGCTGGGCCGCGGGCTTCGACGCAGCGAAGGCAAGGCGGTTCTCACCGTTCTCGACTTCATCGGCCAGCACCGCAAGGAGTTCCGCTTCGAGGAGCAGTTCCGCGCGCTGACCAACCTGACGAGGAATCGCCTGCTCGCGAACATCGAGCACGACTTCCCCCAGCTTCCGTCTGGCTGCCAGATCATCCTTGAGTCCAAGGCCAGGGACTTGATCATCGACAACATCCGGAGCCAGATCAGCATCAACGTCACACAGCTCGCCCGTGAGGTGGGCCGGTACGGAGAGGACCGGCTCTCGGACTACCTCGAGGAGAGCGGACGCGAGCTCAAGGAGATCTACCGCGGCAACGGCAACTCCTGGACTGGCCTGCTTCGCCGTTCGAGCATGCTCCCCAGCGCCGGCCCCGAAGGGGAGGAGTCGCTCCTCAAGCGCGTGTCCGCGTTTCTTCACGTCGACGACCCCCGGCGGTTCGAGACCTACACAAGACTCCTCTCGGACGACGCCCCTCCCTACAGCGCACTCAACGAGATCGAGCGCGCCTACGCCCGCATGCTCTATTTCTCACTGTGGCCCCTGGGTGGTGGCTTCTCCCAGTACCAAGAGGCGCTGGACTCGCTCCGTCCGCAGCACGCCTTCCGTGACGAACTCCGCCAGGTCCTGGCCTACGCCCTCAGCCAGACCGATCACATCCCGGTTCCGCTCCTCGGCCCCCTCGCCGGCCTTCCCTTGACGGTCCACGCCTCCTACAGCCGGGAAGAAATCCTCCCGGCCCTGGGCCAGTCGTTCATTGGCGGCTTCATGCCGGGCCACTTCCGCGAGGGGGTGAAGTGGTGCGAGAGCATCCAGACCGACGCGCTGCTGATCACGCTGGAGAAGGATGAGAAGGACTTCTCCCCGCAGACGCGCTATCGGGACTACGCCCTGAACGACAGCCTCTTCCACTGGGAGTCCCAGAACCAGACGTCGGAGGCGTCCCCCACGGGCATCCGCTACCGGACTCACAAGAAGAACAGGTCCCACGTCCTCCTCTTCGTCCGCCGCTACAAGAAGACGGACATCGGCGGCCCTCAGCCCTGGATGCTCCTTGGTCCAGCGGAATACGTGGACCACAAAGGAAGTAAGCCCATGGGGATCACATGGAAGCTCGGCCACGAGATGCCGGCTGACGTGTGGACATACTCGACTCTCACGGCCGGATAG
- a CDS encoding DUF6412 domain-containing protein: protein MRDLLLRVLAPLFFLIALANLLLSDGSSVSAAVALAATTVVCALIGAPAPASVPPTRVRTALRDRERRTAFLPQRDPDASGRRRPRAPGRPLPTAA, encoded by the coding sequence ATCAGAGACCTGCTCCTGCGCGTGCTCGCTCCCCTCTTCTTCCTGATCGCGCTCGCCAATCTCCTCCTCTCCGACGGTTCGAGCGTCTCCGCCGCCGTCGCCCTCGCCGCGACCACCGTCGTCTGCGCCCTCATCGGCGCCCCCGCGCCCGCGTCCGTGCCCCCGACCCGGGTACGCACCGCCCTGCGCGATCGCGAGCGGCGCACCGCTTTCCTGCCGCAACGCGACCCCGACGCCTCCGGCCGCCGCAGGCCCCGAGCACCCGGCCGTCCCCTCCCGACGGCCGCGTAG
- a CDS encoding YidC/Oxa1 family membrane protein insertase → MSVFASLVEQLADLLQPLFATTATAAAIVLFTMLVRLAIHPLSRASARGQKARIRIAPQLAELRAKHAKDPERLKKAVMELHAKEKVSPFAGCLPSLLQAPAFLLMYHLFSGDRMAGHTLFAAPLGDHWADALGHGGAFGPAGQVYLVLFAIVAAVATFNYRRTKRQLAAQPLDTGLPATPGADTINKVMPLLSFATLITVAVVPLAAALYVVTSTTWTVFERAVLFREQRPTEALATQA, encoded by the coding sequence ATGTCCGTTTTCGCTTCCCTGGTCGAGCAGCTCGCCGACCTGCTCCAGCCGCTCTTCGCCACCACCGCGACCGCCGCCGCGATCGTCCTGTTCACGATGCTCGTCCGGCTCGCGATCCACCCCCTCTCGCGGGCCTCCGCCCGCGGACAGAAGGCCCGTATCCGCATCGCCCCGCAGCTCGCCGAGCTCCGCGCCAAGCACGCCAAGGACCCCGAGCGGCTCAAGAAGGCGGTCATGGAGCTGCACGCGAAGGAGAAGGTCTCGCCCTTCGCCGGCTGCCTGCCGAGTCTCCTCCAGGCGCCCGCGTTCCTCCTCATGTACCACCTGTTCTCCGGCGATCGCATGGCCGGTCACACCCTCTTCGCCGCCCCGCTCGGCGACCACTGGGCCGACGCCCTCGGGCACGGCGGCGCCTTCGGCCCGGCCGGTCAGGTCTACCTCGTGCTCTTCGCGATCGTCGCCGCCGTGGCGACCTTCAACTACCGCCGTACGAAGCGGCAGCTCGCCGCGCAGCCCCTGGACACCGGACTCCCGGCGACGCCGGGCGCCGACACGATCAACAAGGTGATGCCGCTGCTCTCCTTCGCCACCCTGATCACCGTCGCCGTCGTCCCGCTCGCCGCCGCGCTCTACGTCGTCACCAGCACCACGTGGACCGTCTTCGAGCGGGCCGTCCTCTTCCGGGAGCAGCGCCCCACGGAGGCCCTTGCTACTCAGGCGTAA
- a CDS encoding MFS transporter, producing MPQLTSAPTRTPVKSRPGATLTITSAATTLALMNYTAPMLTLPDMAASFSTPASAQAWLLNGTPLGLAVVLLIAGSLADDHGRRRVFLLGTLAFGLTTGLGAFATSTLTFTLARVAQGAASAAVLASSLGLLAHAYPSGRDRVRATGVWGAFVSAGIALGPLLAGGLSLIDWRLAYEVLAVAALAVAALGTRTLAESRAPRGGRPDIAGALALGLALAALLTALTLGRDGWLRAPVGLLAGAAVALGAAFVAVERRSRTPMIDLALFRRPAFLAATSGALFTGLAVIGLFSFLPALLRQALGMSTLGAAWMFVLWSGTAFVVALQARRLAGRLSAPHQLGLGFVLSTAGVLGLLGSLSSPHGSWLRLLPGLFVAGVGSGLLNAALPRLAVDSVPPERAAMGSGANNTARYIGSSAGVALTIALSTAGADTALLVSAALGLVGAAVTVRASPTRRAGTRS from the coding sequence ATGCCCCAGCTCACGTCCGCGCCCACCCGCACGCCTGTGAAATCACGCCCAGGCGCCACCCTCACGATCACCAGCGCAGCCACCACCCTCGCGCTGATGAACTACACGGCCCCGATGCTCACCCTCCCGGACATGGCCGCGTCCTTCTCGACCCCCGCCTCGGCGCAGGCGTGGCTGCTCAACGGCACCCCGCTCGGCCTCGCCGTCGTCCTCCTGATCGCCGGCAGCCTCGCCGACGACCACGGCCGGCGCCGGGTCTTCCTGCTCGGCACCCTCGCTTTCGGACTCACCACCGGACTGGGCGCCTTCGCGACCTCCACCCTCACCTTCACCCTCGCCCGCGTGGCCCAGGGCGCGGCGAGCGCGGCCGTCCTCGCGAGCAGCCTGGGGCTCCTGGCGCATGCCTACCCCTCCGGCCGGGACCGGGTGCGGGCGACGGGTGTGTGGGGTGCGTTCGTGAGCGCCGGGATCGCGCTGGGCCCGCTGCTCGCGGGCGGACTGAGCCTGATCGACTGGCGCCTCGCGTACGAGGTGCTGGCGGTGGCCGCGCTCGCGGTCGCCGCCCTGGGCACCCGCACCCTCGCCGAGTCCCGCGCACCGCGCGGCGGCCGGCCAGACATCGCGGGCGCGCTCGCCCTCGGCCTGGCCCTGGCTGCCCTGCTGACCGCGCTCACCCTGGGCCGGGACGGCTGGTTGCGCGCGCCGGTGGGCCTGCTGGCGGGCGCCGCTGTGGCGCTGGGCGCGGCGTTCGTGGCGGTCGAGCGCCGAAGCCGTACGCCGATGATCGACCTGGCGCTCTTCCGCCGCCCGGCGTTCCTCGCGGCCACGTCCGGGGCGCTGTTCACCGGCCTGGCGGTGATCGGCCTGTTCAGCTTCCTTCCGGCGCTGCTCCGGCAGGCGCTCGGCATGTCGACACTGGGGGCGGCGTGGATGTTCGTGCTGTGGTCGGGCACGGCGTTCGTGGTGGCGCTGCAGGCCCGCAGGCTGGCGGGCCGGTTGTCCGCCCCGCACCAACTGGGGCTTGGTTTCGTCCTGTCGACGGCAGGGGTCCTGGGCCTGCTGGGCTCACTCTCCTCCCCCCACGGCTCCTGGCTCCGCCTCCTCCCGGGCCTGTTCGTGGCGGGCGTGGGCAGCGGTCTGCTGAACGCGGCCCTGCCGCGCCTCGCCGTCGACTCCGTACCGCCGGAGCGGGCGGCGATGGGCTCAGGGGCCAACAACACGGCCCGCTACATCGGTTCGTCGGCGGGCGTGGCCCTCACGATCGCGCTGTCGACGGCGGGCGCCGACACGGCGCTGCTGGTGTCGGCGGCGCTGGGCCTGGTGGGGGCGGCCGTCACCGTACGAGCTTCGCCCACACGACGAGCCGGTACGCGGAGCTGA
- a CDS encoding SEC-C domain-containing protein encodes MRPDTPAAHATEAERLLRTAARYPEDQEPLFLQAAAHLELAGERAEATALYDTLLSASPSSPHLIRALKAANLWEYGHEPEARAIITGVRASAPADAGPWEIVVETLESHDELELSETFATEAARLLAPEAAPTDLPHPTRSLLATRHRVRRMLALPHDNWDTLADTLHAGDVPLDELHDPKRLWSLGSSDPAELQAEIIRLRSELGSYRTALSRPFPVAVLHWPEAELDELLASYPELEAEYPTYRAHLTDIEASLRELAAAGTPNLGIVPATVPSYEAFAASESSSPANADLLPQYATTLAARGRATAWPPARGAGCWCGSGRAYGGCHGAE; translated from the coding sequence ATGCGCCCCGACACGCCTGCCGCCCACGCCACCGAAGCCGAGCGTCTGCTGCGCACCGCCGCGCGGTACCCCGAGGACCAGGAACCCCTGTTCCTGCAGGCAGCGGCCCACCTGGAACTGGCGGGCGAGCGCGCGGAGGCGACGGCGCTGTACGACACCCTTCTGTCCGCCTCCCCCTCTTCCCCGCACCTGATCAGGGCGCTGAAGGCGGCGAACCTGTGGGAGTACGGCCACGAGCCGGAGGCGCGGGCGATCATCACGGGCGTTCGCGCATCGGCGCCGGCGGACGCGGGGCCGTGGGAGATCGTGGTGGAGACACTGGAGTCCCACGACGAGCTGGAGCTGTCGGAGACGTTCGCGACGGAGGCGGCGCGCCTGCTGGCACCGGAGGCGGCGCCGACGGACCTCCCGCACCCCACCCGCTCCCTGCTCGCCACCCGCCACCGGGTCCGCCGGATGCTGGCACTGCCCCACGACAACTGGGACACCCTGGCGGACACGCTGCACGCGGGGGACGTCCCCCTGGACGAGCTGCACGACCCGAAGCGCCTGTGGTCGCTCGGCTCCTCGGACCCGGCGGAACTCCAGGCCGAGATCATCCGCCTCCGCAGCGAACTGGGCTCCTACCGCACGGCCCTCTCCCGCCCCTTCCCGGTGGCGGTCCTCCACTGGCCGGAGGCGGAACTGGACGAGCTCCTCGCCTCGTACCCGGAACTCGAGGCGGAGTACCCCACGTACCGGGCCCACCTCACGGACATCGAAGCCTCGCTCCGAGAACTCGCGGCGGCGGGCACCCCCAACCTGGGCATCGTCCCGGCGACGGTCCCGTCGTACGAGGCCTTCGCCGCCTCGGAGTCCTCTTCCCCCGCGAACGCGGACCTCCTCCCCCAATACGCCACGACCCTGGCGGCCCGCGGCCGGGCTACGGCGTGGCCGCCGGCGCGGGGGGCGGGGTGCTGGTGCGGGTCGGGGAGGGCTTATGGGGGGTGCCACGGGGCGGAGTGA